The following coding sequences are from one Verrucosispora sp. WMMD573 window:
- a CDS encoding class I SAM-dependent methyltransferase — translation MTEARIDWAADTSRLVDAATADRAWYRTVARELVAPGDRLAVDVGCGGAGMTLALARHMTCGRIVAIDAEPAIVEAARARVHTEWADPRIRIDVALVDIDDVDRIQETVGGHADLVWASAVVHHLGDQQRGIDTLAALLARDGRLALAEGGLPARHLPWDLGVGDPGLELRLHTAEDRWFVRMRAALPGGRPMPYGWDEALRRAGLDPATTVTTLSELPSPLAPPARRAVVNRLANRISRLRHTGLLTAADLQTWDRLLDPADPAWLGDRRDVFLLEARSVHVGRRG, via the coding sequence ATGACCGAGGCGCGCATCGACTGGGCAGCCGACACGTCCCGCCTCGTCGACGCCGCCACCGCCGACCGGGCCTGGTACCGGACCGTCGCCCGCGAGTTGGTCGCCCCCGGCGACCGGCTCGCGGTCGACGTCGGCTGCGGCGGCGCTGGCATGACCCTCGCCCTGGCCAGGCACATGACCTGCGGCCGGATCGTCGCCATTGACGCCGAACCGGCGATCGTCGAGGCGGCCCGCGCGCGAGTCCACACCGAGTGGGCGGATCCGCGCATCCGCATCGACGTAGCACTCGTCGACATCGATGACGTTGACCGCATCCAGGAGACGGTCGGCGGACACGCCGACCTCGTGTGGGCCTCGGCCGTCGTGCACCATCTCGGTGACCAGCAACGCGGTATCGATACCCTGGCAGCTCTGCTGGCCCGGGACGGGCGGCTGGCGCTCGCCGAGGGTGGCCTTCCCGCCCGTCATCTGCCCTGGGACCTCGGGGTCGGCGACCCCGGTCTGGAGTTACGGCTGCACACCGCCGAGGACCGCTGGTTCGTCCGCATGCGCGCCGCGCTGCCCGGCGGACGACCGATGCCGTACGGCTGGGACGAGGCGCTGCGCCGTGCCGGTCTGGATCCGGCCACCACCGTGACCACCCTCTCCGAGTTACCCTCGCCGCTTGCGCCGCCCGCACGGCGTGCCGTCGTGAACCGCCTCGCCAATCGCATCAGCCGGCTCCGCCACACCGGCCTGCTCACCGCCGCCGATCTGCAAACCTGGGACCGGCTGCTCGATCCCGCCGATCCCGCCTGGCTCGGCGACCGCCGCGATGTGTTCCTCCTGGAGGCGCGCAGTGTCCACGTCGGCCGGCGCGGTTGA
- a CDS encoding type B 50S ribosomal protein L31, translating into MKPGIHPEYRPVVYRDKDADFAFLTRSTATSDQTIEWTDGNTYPVIDVQISSASHPFWTGKQRLLDTEGRVEKFRAKYARRGPQQPR; encoded by the coding sequence ATGAAGCCTGGTATCCACCCTGAGTACCGACCCGTCGTCTACCGCGACAAGGACGCCGACTTCGCCTTCCTCACCCGCTCCACCGCCACCAGCGACCAGACCATCGAATGGACCGACGGCAACACCTACCCCGTCATCGACGTCCAGATCTCCTCGGCCAGCCACCCCTTCTGGACGGGCAAGCAGCGCCTGCTCGACACCGAAGGCCGCGTCGAGAAGTTCCGCGCCAAGTACGCCCGCCGCGGACCCCAGCAACCCCGATGA
- a CDS encoding GTP-binding protein, giving the protein MTGRLPVTVLSGFLGAGKTSLLNHVLANRDGLRVAVIVNDMSEINIDAALVRDGGALSRTEERLVELTNGCICCTLRDDLLDEVARLARLGRFDYLLIESSGISEPMPVAATFAFGVEGGQILDDLARLDTTVTVVDAAGLLARIDAGETLETRGLAAYEGDDRSIADLLVDQIEFADVLVVNKTDLVSPADLTVVEALLTRLNPAARQVRAVHGRVSPAVIMNTGRFDLDRAETAPGWVAELNGEHVPETEEYGISSIVFRDHRPFHPQRLWELLAGGLDAFGVVRSKGFLWLASRPDAVALWSQAGPSGRCDPAGVPVAVSGQWPEDPVERTELESRWHPTFGDRQQELVFIGVGLDAAGLRDALTACLLTDPEAAAGEPTWRALPDPFPEWDMGDLHEHDHVEPVRV; this is encoded by the coding sequence GTGACCGGCCGACTGCCGGTGACGGTCCTGTCGGGGTTTCTCGGTGCCGGCAAGACCAGCCTGCTCAACCACGTCCTGGCCAACCGGGACGGGCTGCGGGTGGCGGTGATCGTCAACGACATGAGCGAGATCAACATTGACGCCGCGCTGGTTCGGGACGGTGGGGCATTGTCGCGGACCGAGGAACGCCTGGTCGAGCTGACCAACGGCTGCATCTGCTGCACGCTGCGCGACGACCTGCTCGACGAGGTGGCCCGCCTCGCGCGGTTGGGCCGGTTCGACTATCTGCTGATCGAATCCAGCGGGATCTCCGAGCCGATGCCGGTGGCCGCCACGTTCGCCTTCGGGGTGGAGGGCGGGCAGATCCTGGATGATCTGGCTCGGCTCGACACCACGGTCACCGTGGTCGACGCGGCGGGTCTGCTGGCGCGAATCGACGCGGGGGAGACGCTGGAAACGCGCGGCCTGGCCGCGTACGAGGGCGACGACCGGAGTATCGCCGACCTGTTGGTTGACCAGATCGAGTTCGCCGACGTGCTGGTGGTGAACAAGACCGATCTGGTGTCCCCGGCGGACCTGACGGTGGTGGAGGCGCTGCTGACCCGGCTCAACCCGGCGGCCCGGCAGGTCCGTGCCGTGCACGGTCGGGTGTCACCGGCGGTGATCATGAACACCGGCCGGTTCGACCTGGATCGAGCGGAGACCGCGCCCGGTTGGGTGGCTGAGCTCAACGGCGAGCATGTGCCGGAGACCGAGGAGTACGGCATCTCCAGCATCGTGTTTCGCGACCACCGGCCGTTCCATCCGCAGCGCCTGTGGGAGTTGCTCGCCGGCGGCCTGGACGCCTTCGGTGTCGTGCGCTCGAAGGGGTTCCTCTGGCTGGCCAGCCGGCCGGACGCGGTGGCTCTCTGGTCACAGGCAGGTCCGTCCGGGCGGTGCGACCCGGCCGGTGTCCCGGTTGCGGTGTCGGGACAGTGGCCGGAGGATCCCGTCGAGCGGACCGAGTTGGAGTCCCGCTGGCATCCGACGTTCGGTGACCGCCAGCAGGAGCTGGTCTTCATCGGCGTCGGTCTGGACGCTGCCGGGCTGCGGGACGCCCTGACCGCCTGCCTGCTCACCGACCCGGAGGCCGCCGCCGGGGAGCCGACGTGGCGGGCCCTGCCCGATCCGTTCCCCGAGTGGGACATGGGCGACCTGCACGAGCACGACCACGTCGAGCCGGTGCGGGTCTGA
- a CDS encoding class I SAM-dependent methyltransferase, which produces MLAHADVARWRRDWESVMRHYQPGRDELLAAGLAAAEEVHGRRPERVLDVGGGPGTTAESVLRRWPGAHVTVLDVDPVLLALTATALPHVRTVRADLGTAQWLAPAGGPYDVVLALMTVHYLSEDRVRDWYAEARQLLRPGGLLLVGDAMRDAPSVVQPAGMGVDPWTAWWTTLAGEPAMAPLLRERATALAGLGCAEFAAPADWHRETAWRAGLSDATVLHRRADHALMAFRRPPDGR; this is translated from the coding sequence ATGCTCGCTCACGCTGACGTGGCCCGGTGGCGGCGGGACTGGGAGTCGGTGATGCGGCACTACCAGCCGGGTCGGGACGAGCTTCTCGCCGCCGGCCTCGCCGCGGCCGAGGAGGTTCACGGGCGGCGACCGGAGCGGGTGCTCGATGTCGGCGGCGGGCCGGGCACCACCGCGGAATCGGTGCTGCGGCGGTGGCCCGGCGCGCACGTCACCGTGCTGGACGTCGACCCGGTCCTGCTGGCGTTGACCGCCACCGCGTTGCCGCACGTGCGCACCGTCCGGGCTGACCTCGGCACCGCGCAGTGGCTCGCGCCGGCCGGTGGCCCGTACGACGTGGTGCTGGCGCTGATGACCGTGCACTATCTGTCCGAAGACCGGGTCCGCGACTGGTACGCCGAGGCCCGGCAACTGCTGCGGCCAGGCGGGCTGCTACTCGTCGGTGACGCGATGCGGGACGCTCCGTCCGTGGTGCAGCCGGCAGGCATGGGAGTGGACCCCTGGACCGCGTGGTGGACGACGCTGGCCGGCGAACCGGCGATGGCGCCGCTGCTGCGTGAGCGGGCAACCGCCCTGGCCGGTCTCGGCTGCGCGGAGTTCGCCGCGCCGGCTGACTGGCACCGGGAGACCGCCTGGCGGGCCGGCTTGTCCGACGCGACGGTACTGCACCGGAGGGCGGACCACGCCCTGATGGCTTTCCGCCGCCCGCCGGATGGCCGATGA
- the rpmB gene encoding 50S ribosomal protein L28, with product MSRRCDVTGAKPSFGNAVSHSHRRTRRRWNPNLQNHRYWLPSQRRWVSLTLTAKVLKTVDRKGIEKVVAELRSWGVKL from the coding sequence GTGTCCCGACGCTGTGACGTCACCGGCGCGAAGCCGAGTTTCGGCAACGCCGTGTCCCACTCCCATCGGCGCACCCGTCGCCGGTGGAACCCGAACCTGCAGAACCACCGTTACTGGCTGCCGTCGCAGCGGCGGTGGGTCAGCCTCACCCTGACGGCGAAGGTGTTGAAGACCGTGGACCGCAAGGGCATCGAGAAGGTCGTCGCCGAGCTGCGTAGCTGGGGGGTGAAGCTCTGA
- a CDS encoding winged helix-turn-helix domain-containing protein, whose product MSAAVELGSAGASGDVDIAILSTQTENGCHYMHVMRDERVGVSVENDGGVVVTIRLPGVAGPLDADAIRLLRLVRRIAARQVGGGVEPPVARDTPLLRVVPHARRVYCDGREIPLTRREFDLLRHLADHPRRVFTRAQLLDRVWGNPFTGARSVDVHVRRLRAKLGADLPVISTVRGVG is encoded by the coding sequence GTGTCGGCCGCCGTAGAGCTGGGCTCGGCGGGTGCGAGCGGTGACGTCGACATCGCAATCCTCTCGACACAAACTGAAAACGGTTGTCATTATATGCACGTGATGCGCGACGAGCGGGTGGGGGTGTCGGTGGAAAATGACGGTGGCGTGGTGGTCACCATCCGGTTGCCGGGTGTGGCGGGGCCGCTCGACGCCGATGCGATCCGCCTGCTGCGGCTGGTGCGTCGCATCGCCGCCCGCCAGGTCGGTGGCGGCGTCGAGCCTCCTGTCGCGCGGGACACGCCCCTGCTGCGAGTCGTGCCGCACGCGCGCAGGGTCTACTGCGACGGTCGCGAGATTCCTCTCACCCGACGCGAGTTCGACCTGCTGCGACACCTCGCCGACCATCCGCGGCGGGTGTTCACCCGGGCCCAGCTGCTCGATCGAGTGTGGGGGAATCCCTTCACCGGGGCACGAAGTGTCGATGTCCACGTGCGGCGCTTGCGGGCGAAGCTCGGCGCCGACCTGCCGGTGATCTCCACGGTGCGTGGGGTCGGGTAG
- a CDS encoding Fur family transcriptional regulator has product MTETAPPADAPLRATGVRTTRQRQAILTALTGRTHAMTAQAVHTALTGAGHRIGLSTVYRALHRLAEVGLLHSFEVDGERAYRRCPDAPHQHLLCDRCGLITECPPHLVEAWLTELRATTGFTPHPDRIDLHGHCADCAAAAP; this is encoded by the coding sequence ATGACCGAGACCGCTCCCCCCGCCGACGCGCCGCTGCGGGCAACCGGCGTACGCACCACCCGGCAACGGCAGGCCATTCTCACCGCGCTGACCGGCCGGACCCACGCGATGACCGCCCAAGCGGTACACACCGCGCTGACCGGTGCCGGTCACCGGATCGGCCTCAGCACCGTGTACCGCGCGCTGCACCGGCTCGCCGAGGTCGGGCTGCTGCACTCCTTCGAAGTGGACGGGGAACGCGCCTACCGGCGCTGCCCGGACGCCCCGCACCAACACCTGCTCTGCGACAGGTGCGGCCTGATCACGGAGTGCCCGCCGCACCTGGTGGAGGCCTGGCTCACCGAACTACGGGCGACAACGGGCTTCACCCCGCACCCCGACCGGATCGACCTGCACGGACACTGCGCCGACTGCGCCGCAGCGGCACCGTAG
- the rpmF gene encoding 50S ribosomal protein L32, with protein MAVPKRKMSRSNTRHRRAQWKASVPQLTPCPCPRKEMVVPHRACAHCGLYKGRQVVEQP; from the coding sequence GTGGCCGTTCCGAAGCGGAAGATGTCGCGGTCGAACACTCGTCACCGGCGGGCGCAGTGGAAGGCGAGCGTGCCGCAGTTGACCCCCTGCCCCTGTCCGCGCAAGGAGATGGTCGTGCCGCACCGGGCCTGTGCCCACTGCGGCCTGTACAAGGGGCGTCAGGTGGTGGAACAGCCGTGA
- a CDS encoding Fur family transcriptional regulator — MTMNPVPGAVRNTRQRAEVVELLARSDEFRSAQRLHAELREGGAAVGLTTVYRTLQALADAGEVDILRLPTGEQLFRRCSRTHHHHLVCRHCGRTVEITGPAVETWARRMASQHGFTDVNHTLEIMGTCAACATG, encoded by the coding sequence ATGACAATGAATCCGGTCCCCGGCGCCGTCCGCAACACCCGACAGCGGGCGGAGGTGGTCGAGCTGCTCGCTCGCTCGGACGAGTTCCGCAGCGCGCAACGCCTGCACGCGGAGCTCCGCGAGGGGGGAGCCGCAGTGGGCCTCACCACCGTCTACCGCACTCTGCAGGCCCTGGCCGACGCGGGTGAGGTGGACATCTTGCGCCTGCCCACCGGTGAGCAACTGTTCCGGCGGTGCAGCCGCACCCACCACCACCATCTGGTGTGCCGGCACTGTGGCCGCACCGTCGAGATCACCGGCCCCGCCGTGGAGACGTGGGCCCGCCGCATGGCCAGCCAGCACGGGTTCACCGACGTCAACCACACCCTGGAGATCATGGGCACCTGCGCCGCCTGCGCCACCGGGTAG
- the aztA gene encoding zinc ABC transporter ATP-binding protein AztA, with protein sequence MLGAEVLIVEHVAFRYAGVPVLRDVNLRVEAASTVAVTGANGSGKSTLLHLLAGVEEPAEGNIRRRADCRLALLPQRTSGIDALPLTVAECVQIGRFRPRRRLNHDDRAAVSTIMERLDLVHLARRRLRELSGGQRQRTLIAQALVQVADIYVLDEPTVALDATSRQRVHDLLAERVRAGAAVVYASHDAADAALADRTVRLAGAVEYTITDTPAQH encoded by the coding sequence GTGTTGGGCGCCGAGGTTCTGATCGTCGAGCACGTGGCCTTCCGGTACGCCGGCGTCCCGGTGCTGCGAGACGTGAACCTGCGCGTGGAAGCTGCCTCCACGGTCGCCGTGACCGGCGCGAACGGTTCCGGCAAGAGCACTCTGCTGCACCTGCTGGCCGGCGTCGAGGAGCCGGCCGAGGGCAACATCCGGCGCCGGGCCGACTGCCGACTGGCGCTGCTCCCGCAGCGCACCAGCGGCATCGACGCGCTCCCACTGACCGTCGCGGAGTGCGTGCAGATCGGCCGGTTCCGGCCACGTCGACGCCTGAATCACGACGACCGAGCCGCCGTGAGCACGATCATGGAGCGGCTCGACCTCGTCCACCTTGCCCGGCGGCGGCTGCGTGAGCTGTCCGGCGGGCAACGCCAGCGCACCCTCATCGCCCAGGCGCTCGTCCAGGTCGCCGACATCTACGTGCTGGACGAGCCCACGGTCGCCCTCGACGCGACGAGCCGGCAACGCGTCCACGACCTGCTCGCCGAACGGGTCCGCGCTGGCGCGGCGGTGGTCTACGCCAGTCACGACGCCGCCGACGCAGCCCTCGCCGATCGCACGGTGCGACTCGCGGGTGCGGTGGAGTACACCATCACCGACACCCCTGCGCAGCACTGA
- a CDS encoding iron chelate uptake ABC transporter family permease subunit, whose translation MVGLLASIIAASLFGSANISALDVVSTILRHIGLGEIAPNPPLPRLLDALIWESRFPRVLLSALVGAALAVSGAVLQAITRNPLADPYLLGVSSGASTGAVAVILLGIGGGISLSTGAFIGGLLAFGLLLLLLGGGRVASPTRVVLTGVLVAQFFAAVTSLILMISGDANSTRGFTYWLLGTLAGARWDGVNFTAVIILAGVVAILFFASSLDAFTFGWDSATALGVNVTAVRIWLMVLTSLITAAAVAASGAIGFVGLLVPHAVRILVSPMHRTLLPLSAVVGAILLIWVDTFARTAFTPHELPAGVITALLGAPAFALVLKRLES comes from the coding sequence ATGGTCGGGCTGCTGGCGTCGATCATCGCGGCGTCCCTGTTCGGCAGTGCGAACATCAGCGCTCTTGATGTCGTCTCCACAATCCTGCGGCACATCGGCCTGGGCGAGATCGCTCCGAACCCGCCGCTGCCGAGATTGCTGGACGCGCTGATCTGGGAGTCACGCTTCCCGCGCGTGCTGCTGTCCGCGCTCGTCGGCGCAGCACTGGCCGTCTCGGGAGCGGTCCTGCAGGCGATCACCAGGAACCCGCTAGCCGACCCGTACCTGCTGGGGGTCTCCTCCGGCGCCTCGACCGGGGCAGTTGCCGTCATCCTCCTGGGGATCGGTGGCGGCATCTCGCTGTCAACCGGAGCTTTCATCGGCGGTCTGCTCGCCTTCGGCCTGCTGCTGCTCCTGCTCGGTGGAGGACGCGTCGCCAGCCCCACCCGCGTGGTGCTCACCGGTGTGCTCGTCGCCCAGTTCTTCGCCGCTGTCACCTCGCTCATCCTCATGATCAGCGGGGATGCGAACTCCACCCGCGGCTTCACCTACTGGCTGCTCGGTACCCTTGCGGGCGCCAGGTGGGACGGAGTGAATTTCACCGCCGTCATCATCCTGGCCGGGGTAGTGGCCATCCTTTTCTTCGCGTCTTCCCTGGACGCCTTCACTTTCGGCTGGGACTCTGCGACAGCCCTGGGCGTCAACGTCACAGCGGTCCGCATCTGGCTGATGGTGCTGACCTCTCTCATCACGGCGGCCGCCGTGGCCGCCTCCGGCGCGATCGGCTTCGTCGGCCTGCTCGTCCCGCACGCTGTCCGCATCCTGGTCAGCCCGATGCACCGCACGTTGCTTCCGCTGTCGGCGGTCGTCGGCGCCATCCTGCTCATCTGGGTGGACACGTTCGCCCGGACGGCGTTCACGCCGCACGAACTGCCCGCCGGCGTCATCACCGCGCTCCTCGGTGCGCCGGCCTTCGCGCTGGTCCTCAAGCGTCTGGAGTCCTGA
- a CDS encoding ABC transporter ATP-binding protein, whose product MGRINASELSWSVKGHRLLDNIEVAAQDGKIVGLLGPNGSGKSTLLRLLAGLRRPDTGTVEYDDTSLRDLSRRVLARRLAVVEQDVTAHNHVSVRQVVELGRTPFRGRFDALTEHDQRVIDAALERVGITDKQRQSWHTLSGGEKQRAQLARALAQEPREILLDEPTNHLDIRYQLELLELLGSLRVTCVVALHDLNLAARYCHHVVVLDHGQVFAAGAPEAVLTAELIRSVYGVEVLVDREPTAGTLRITYLAATAPRTADATAIAG is encoded by the coding sequence ATGGGCCGCATCAACGCCAGCGAGCTCTCCTGGTCGGTCAAGGGACACCGGCTGCTGGACAACATCGAGGTGGCGGCCCAGGACGGAAAAATCGTCGGCCTGCTCGGGCCCAACGGCTCGGGCAAGTCGACCCTGCTACGCCTGCTCGCCGGACTGCGCCGCCCCGACACCGGCACCGTCGAGTACGACGACACCAGCCTGCGCGACCTGAGCCGCCGGGTGCTCGCCCGGCGGCTCGCCGTCGTCGAGCAGGACGTGACCGCCCACAACCACGTCAGCGTCCGGCAGGTCGTCGAGCTCGGTCGCACACCGTTCCGGGGCCGCTTCGACGCACTGACCGAGCACGATCAGCGGGTCATCGATGCGGCACTGGAACGGGTCGGTATCACCGACAAGCAGCGCCAGAGCTGGCACACCCTGTCGGGAGGCGAGAAACAACGCGCCCAACTCGCCCGTGCACTCGCTCAGGAACCGCGGGAGATCCTGCTCGACGAACCCACCAACCATCTCGACATCCGCTACCAGCTCGAACTGCTCGAACTGCTGGGATCGCTGAGGGTCACCTGTGTCGTCGCCCTGCACGACCTCAATCTCGCTGCACGCTACTGCCACCACGTCGTCGTCCTCGACCACGGGCAGGTGTTCGCCGCCGGCGCGCCCGAGGCAGTGCTCACCGCCGAACTGATCAGATCGGTCTACGGCGTGGAGGTACTGGTCGACCGGGAGCCCACCGCGGGCACTCTCCGCATCACCTACCTGGCTGCCACCGCCCCGCGAACGGCTGACGCGACGGCCATCGCGGGTTGA
- a CDS encoding GTP-binding protein produces the protein MSTSPLAPAEPSSTAADTRPSLTVLSGFWPSATYAVARTLLAANPALLLIRHDLADLAAGTVHRIVRDGAGVLEDERITLAHGCVSCTLREDVLPTLARLARAQPHRDLLLMLPEVVEPESVAAVCAHCLVDGAPITDLIRVDSYVTVLDAEHLLDGLASTDDLKTLGIAAADNDDRALADVVVRQIEYADTLVLWGESREGTYDTSRLTVLLQRMAPWATQVRVHGDIVDADTLTRQLRHTHRHRPETPGIFSRGLQGYTLGVHEPESDCGVVSAVFRARRPFHPQRLHNVLEDVNAEMIRSRGHFWLASQPDTVVAWEFAGGGLAMGSLGHWLVSLPEQQWEYVEDQRRLAAALDWDPYYGDRHQHLVFIGLDVDPVELHRTLADCLLTDAELADGEQMWRTYPDPFAGCFPLGAEELADTDTDTNTEGARPA, from the coding sequence ATGTCGACGTCACCGCTCGCACCCGCCGAGCCCAGCTCTACGGCGGCCGACACCCGGCCGTCATTGACCGTGCTCAGCGGCTTCTGGCCGTCCGCGACGTACGCCGTCGCCCGCACGCTGCTGGCGGCGAACCCGGCGCTGCTGCTGATCCGGCACGATCTCGCCGACCTGGCCGCCGGCACAGTGCACCGGATCGTGCGCGACGGTGCCGGCGTGCTCGAGGACGAGCGAATCACCTTGGCCCACGGCTGCGTCTCCTGCACGCTGCGGGAGGACGTGCTGCCCACCCTCGCCCGGCTGGCCCGCGCCCAGCCGCACCGCGACCTGCTGTTGATGCTGCCCGAGGTGGTCGAGCCCGAGTCGGTCGCCGCCGTCTGCGCGCACTGCCTCGTCGACGGCGCACCCATCACCGACCTGATCCGGGTCGACTCCTACGTCACCGTCCTCGACGCCGAGCACCTGCTCGACGGCCTGGCCAGCACCGACGACCTGAAGACCCTCGGCATCGCGGCCGCCGACAACGACGACCGGGCGTTGGCCGATGTCGTGGTCCGGCAGATCGAGTACGCCGACACCCTCGTCCTGTGGGGCGAGTCCCGCGAGGGCACGTACGACACCAGCCGCCTCACGGTGCTGCTACAACGGATGGCGCCGTGGGCGACGCAGGTCCGCGTCCACGGAGACATAGTCGACGCCGACACGTTGACCAGGCAGCTTCGCCACACCCACCGGCACCGGCCCGAGACCCCGGGGATTTTCTCCCGTGGTCTACAGGGCTACACCCTCGGCGTGCACGAGCCGGAATCCGACTGCGGGGTCGTCTCCGCCGTCTTCCGGGCCCGCCGCCCGTTCCACCCGCAGCGCCTGCACAACGTCCTCGAAGACGTCAACGCCGAGATGATCCGCTCGCGCGGGCACTTCTGGCTGGCCAGCCAACCCGACACCGTCGTCGCCTGGGAGTTCGCCGGCGGCGGCCTGGCCATGGGGTCGCTCGGGCACTGGCTGGTGAGCCTGCCGGAGCAGCAGTGGGAATACGTCGAGGACCAGCGTCGCCTCGCCGCCGCCCTCGACTGGGACCCCTACTACGGCGACCGCCACCAGCACCTGGTCTTCATCGGCCTCGACGTCGACCCCGTCGAACTGCATCGCACCCTCGCCGACTGCCTGCTCACCGACGCCGAACTCGCCGACGGTGAACAGATGTGGCGTACCTACCCCGACCCGTTCGCCGGCTGCTTCCCCCTCGGGGCGGAGGAGTTGGCCGACACCGACACCGATACCAACACCGAAGGAGCGCGACCCGCATGA
- a CDS encoding MFS transporter, with amino-acid sequence MLDNAVAAPPAPTPLLRSKSFVRLWTGTMASGVATWALPFILGLAVLDRSLTGVGLGVLLATRTVGFLAAMPVAGVLADRYSRRQTVLWSGLMAALATPVMAMSLDRSLLVPAAAAFVMGAGQGACRPAFQALTAEVVAEPQRQQANAAITLAVRVTTLVAPTLTALLAVAVSTPVLLWGVGALWLVAALVPPPGNDSPPPSTTRPNILADFADGLREARRHPWFVAGLAALTAVIATGYSATFVVLPLVSRDRFGSEAVLAAAMTTYTIGALVGAMIIARWRPRAQGWSALAGLALYGLVPLSLLLPVHPVVIFAAYVLAGIGIELFNVPWFTATQREVEPAKLARVSSLDFLLSYGLAPVGLALIAPAIDQFGATVVLTVCAVVCVAAPAAAAVVPSSRGFSASHGRSNA; translated from the coding sequence ATGCTTGACAACGCCGTGGCGGCCCCTCCCGCGCCGACCCCCCTGCTGCGAAGCAAGTCCTTCGTCCGGCTCTGGACCGGCACGATGGCCTCCGGCGTGGCGACGTGGGCACTGCCGTTCATCCTCGGTCTGGCAGTCCTCGACCGGTCGCTGACCGGCGTCGGGCTCGGAGTTCTCCTGGCCACGCGCACAGTGGGTTTCCTCGCCGCCATGCCGGTCGCCGGTGTGCTGGCCGACCGGTACTCCCGGAGGCAGACGGTGCTCTGGTCCGGGCTGATGGCCGCCCTCGCCACGCCCGTCATGGCGATGAGTTTGGACCGATCGCTGTTGGTGCCCGCAGCCGCGGCGTTCGTGATGGGCGCCGGGCAGGGCGCGTGCCGCCCAGCTTTCCAGGCACTGACCGCCGAGGTGGTCGCCGAGCCACAGCGGCAACAGGCGAACGCCGCGATCACTCTCGCGGTCCGGGTCACCACCCTGGTGGCGCCGACGCTCACCGCGCTGCTGGCCGTAGCCGTCTCCACGCCGGTGCTGCTGTGGGGCGTCGGTGCCCTGTGGTTGGTGGCCGCGTTGGTTCCTCCCCCGGGGAACGATTCGCCTCCACCTTCGACCACCAGGCCGAACATTCTGGCCGACTTCGCCGACGGATTGCGTGAAGCCCGTAGGCATCCCTGGTTCGTCGCCGGCCTGGCCGCGTTGACCGCGGTGATCGCCACCGGGTACTCGGCCACCTTCGTGGTGTTGCCACTGGTCAGCCGGGACCGCTTCGGCAGCGAGGCCGTGCTGGCGGCCGCGATGACCACCTACACGATCGGCGCCCTCGTCGGTGCCATGATCATTGCAAGATGGCGGCCCCGGGCCCAGGGTTGGTCCGCGCTGGCCGGGCTTGCGCTCTACGGACTCGTGCCGCTGAGCCTGCTGCTGCCGGTGCACCCCGTAGTGATCTTCGCCGCGTATGTGCTCGCCGGCATCGGCATCGAGCTGTTCAACGTTCCCTGGTTCACCGCCACCCAGCGCGAGGTCGAGCCCGCCAAACTCGCCCGGGTGTCCTCACTCGATTTCCTGCTCTCCTACGGCCTCGCACCGGTCGGTCTTGCGCTCATCGCACCCGCAATCGACCAGTTTGGCGCGACCGTGGTTCTGACCGTCTGCGCGGTGGTGTGCGTCGCCGCTCCAGCGGCGGCGGCGGTGGTTCCCTCGTCCCGAGGCTTCTCGGCGAGCCACGGCAGATCGAACGCATGA